The Devosia sp. A16 genome includes a window with the following:
- a CDS encoding DUF917 domain-containing protein, with amino-acid sequence MKFLRTIHAEDMEDIATGGAILGTGGGGDPYVGKLMAQQAIRQYGPVNLVDIDELPDDALVVPVCMMGAPTVMTEKLPQGEELINAFRALEQLLGRKIDAVLCGEAGGVNSTTPFVVAAMAGLPLVDGDGMGRAYPELQMVTFTMHGVSATPMVLCDDKGNSLVLETVSNAWTERLARAATVEMGGSALLAFYSMSGAVAKKAIVRGTLTLCSELGRTLREAKAGHVDPVNAIVDKLAADVIFHGRIKDIERRTVGGFARGTARFEGVDEWKGHSFRLDFQNEFLMAERDGEILVTTPDLITVLDAESGLPVTADALRYGLRLKALAMPSNPQWLTPAGIDLVGPRYFGYDTDYREYFGR; translated from the coding sequence ATGAAGTTTCTTCGCACCATCCACGCCGAGGACATGGAAGACATCGCCACCGGCGGCGCCATCCTCGGGACCGGCGGCGGCGGCGACCCCTATGTCGGCAAGCTGATGGCCCAGCAGGCGATCAGGCAGTACGGCCCGGTCAACCTGGTCGATATCGACGAGTTGCCCGATGACGCGCTGGTCGTGCCCGTCTGCATGATGGGCGCGCCCACTGTGATGACCGAAAAGCTCCCGCAGGGCGAGGAGCTGATCAACGCTTTTCGCGCACTGGAGCAGTTGCTTGGGCGGAAGATCGATGCCGTGCTCTGCGGCGAGGCGGGTGGGGTTAACTCTACCACACCGTTCGTCGTGGCGGCGATGGCCGGCCTGCCGCTCGTCGATGGCGACGGCATGGGCCGCGCCTATCCCGAGCTGCAGATGGTGACCTTCACCATGCATGGCGTTTCGGCGACGCCGATGGTGCTGTGCGACGACAAGGGCAATTCGCTGGTGCTGGAGACGGTCAGCAATGCCTGGACCGAGCGGCTCGCCCGCGCCGCAACGGTGGAGATGGGCGGCTCAGCGCTGCTCGCCTTTTATTCGATGTCCGGCGCGGTGGCGAAGAAGGCGATCGTGCGCGGCACGCTGACGCTCTGCTCGGAGCTCGGTCGCACCCTGCGCGAGGCCAAGGCCGGCCACGTCGACCCGGTCAACGCCATCGTCGACAAGCTCGCGGCCGACGTGATCTTCCACGGTCGCATCAAGGACATCGAACGCCGCACCGTCGGCGGCTTCGCTCGTGGCACCGCCCGCTTCGAGGGGGTGGACGAGTGGAAGGGCCACAGCTTCCGGCTGGATTTCCAGAACGAGTTCCTGATGGCCGAGCGCGACGGCGAGATCCTCGTCACGACGCCTGACCTGATCACCGTGCTCGATGCCGAGTCGGGACTGCCGGTCACTGCCGACGCCCTGCGCTATGGCCTGAGGCTCAAGGCGCTGGCCATGCCATCGAACCCGCAATGGCTGACCCCCGCCGGGATCGACCTCGTCGGTCCGCGCTATTTTGGTTACGACACCGACTATCGCGAGTATTTCGGGCGCTGA
- a CDS encoding DUF917 domain-containing protein, translating to MSDKGYLLKESDLLPLSIGAALLGTGGGGNPYVGMLRARELIRKGAEVRVLPLDALPDDAWVGEVGGIGAPVVGVEKIEEGGECYRAMRAVEETAGVRIAATISAEIGGSNALEPMIAAAYAGLPVIDGDGMGRAFPEVQMTTFFIYGAKAAPAAIADEKGNVVVFKEVIDMFWLETFARGVSVNMGAAAGLAIAPMSMEFVRRAAVPGTVTQALRIGHTVLDARQKRQNVVERVVASTGGKLFFTGKVTDVRRELVGGFARGHAHLTGVGDWAGSEARIAIQNENLVLWVDDVPVIMVPDLIINLELDTGEPITTEVLRYGQRIAVIGLPVHDLMKTPKALEIVGPKAFGYPELTFNPLQPKPVVA from the coding sequence ATGTCGGATAAGGGTTATCTGCTCAAGGAGAGCGACCTGCTGCCCCTGTCGATCGGCGCCGCGCTGCTCGGCACCGGTGGCGGCGGCAACCCTTATGTCGGGATGCTCAGGGCGCGCGAGCTGATCCGCAAGGGCGCCGAGGTCCGCGTACTGCCGCTCGATGCCTTGCCCGACGATGCCTGGGTGGGCGAGGTTGGCGGCATCGGCGCGCCGGTGGTTGGGGTCGAAAAGATCGAGGAAGGCGGCGAGTGCTATCGCGCCATGCGCGCGGTCGAAGAGACGGCCGGCGTCAGGATTGCAGCCACCATCTCGGCCGAGATCGGCGGTTCCAACGCCCTCGAACCGATGATCGCCGCAGCCTATGCGGGCCTGCCGGTGATCGACGGCGACGGCATGGGCCGAGCCTTCCCCGAAGTGCAGATGACCACCTTCTTCATCTACGGCGCCAAGGCCGCTCCGGCGGCCATTGCCGACGAGAAGGGCAATGTCGTCGTCTTCAAGGAGGTGATCGACATGTTCTGGCTCGAGACTTTCGCCCGCGGCGTCTCGGTCAACATGGGCGCCGCGGCCGGCCTAGCCATTGCCCCGATGTCGATGGAATTCGTCCGCCGCGCCGCGGTCCCCGGCACGGTGACCCAGGCGCTGCGGATCGGCCATACCGTGCTCGACGCCCGCCAGAAGCGGCAGAACGTGGTCGAACGCGTCGTTGCCTCGACCGGCGGCAAGCTGTTCTTCACCGGCAAGGTCACCGACGTGCGGCGCGAACTGGTGGGTGGCTTCGCACGCGGCCATGCGCATCTCACCGGGGTCGGCGATTGGGCCGGCTCGGAAGCGCGCATCGCCATCCAGAACGAGAACCTGGTGCTCTGGGTCGATGACGTGCCGGTGATCATGGTTCCCGACCTGATCATCAACCTCGAGCTCGATACGGGCGAGCCGATCACCACCGAAGTGCTGCGCTATGGGCAGCGCATCGCGGTGATCGGGCTGCCGGTGCATGACCTGATGAAGACCCCCAAGGCGCTGGAAATCGTCGGCCCCAAGGCCTTCGGCTATCCCGAACTCACCTTCAACCCGCTGCAGCCCAAGCCCGTCGTGGCCTGA
- a CDS encoding hydantoinase/oxoprolinase N-terminal domain-containing protein, giving the protein MIRIGIDVGGTNTDAVVMDGATVIAGVKAATTGDVMTGVVNALKAVLEASKLDASAIDVVMIGTTHFTNAVVQRRDLAKTAAVRLGLPATASLPPMVDWPEDLKAAIGGTGYLAHGGNEFDGRVISPLDEKELLGIAEDIKAKGINTIAITSVFSPVTGDFEKQAGEIFARALPGVHITLSSDIGRIGLLERENAAIMNACLRDLSRHVIEAFRKAITETGIKGRFYLTQNDGTLMDAAFAEKFPVLTFASGPTNSMRGAAFLSGVADAIVVDIGGTTSDVGSLHKGFPRQATVAVEVGGVRTNFRMPDVFSIGLGGGSHVVETGDGIKVGPTSVGYRIVSEALIFGGSTLTTSDVVVAAGRAELGDKAKVAHLKPEFIERTQARIMSMLEDCVERSRLSPEPLPVIVVGGGSILVDGPIGGLEVIKPNHFAVANAVGAAIAQVSGEVDRVYALAEIGRDQALADAKDRATEAAVSAGALRSSIEIVDVEDVPLAYLPGNATRVRVKAVGELHVG; this is encoded by the coding sequence ATGATCAGAATTGGCATCGACGTGGGCGGCACCAACACGGACGCCGTCGTCATGGACGGCGCGACCGTTATTGCCGGCGTCAAGGCCGCCACCACCGGCGATGTGATGACCGGCGTGGTCAATGCGCTGAAGGCGGTGCTTGAAGCTTCTAAGCTGGATGCCTCCGCCATCGACGTAGTGATGATCGGCACCACCCACTTCACCAACGCCGTGGTGCAGCGGCGCGACCTCGCCAAGACCGCGGCTGTGCGCCTCGGCCTTCCTGCGACCGCCTCCCTGCCCCCTATGGTCGATTGGCCCGAGGATCTGAAGGCGGCGATCGGCGGGACCGGTTACCTCGCCCATGGCGGCAACGAGTTCGACGGGCGAGTGATCTCGCCGCTCGATGAAAAGGAACTGCTCGGCATCGCCGAGGACATCAAAGCCAAGGGTATCAATACCATCGCCATCACCTCGGTGTTCTCGCCGGTGACGGGCGACTTCGAGAAGCAGGCCGGGGAGATTTTCGCCAGGGCCTTGCCGGGCGTCCACATCACGCTCTCCAGCGATATCGGCCGCATCGGCCTGCTCGAGCGTGAGAATGCGGCGATCATGAACGCCTGCCTGCGCGACCTCTCCCGGCACGTTATCGAGGCCTTCCGCAAGGCGATCACCGAGACGGGGATCAAGGGCCGCTTCTACCTGACGCAAAACGACGGCACGCTGATGGATGCCGCGTTCGCAGAGAAATTCCCGGTGCTGACCTTCGCCTCGGGCCCGACCAATTCGATGCGCGGCGCAGCTTTCCTCTCGGGGGTTGCGGACGCCATCGTCGTCGATATCGGCGGCACCACCTCCGATGTCGGCTCGCTGCACAAGGGTTTCCCGCGCCAAGCCACCGTGGCCGTGGAAGTCGGCGGCGTGCGAACCAACTTCCGGATGCCGGACGTGTTCTCGATCGGCCTCGGAGGCGGTTCGCACGTCGTCGAGACTGGCGACGGCATCAAGGTCGGCCCGACCTCGGTCGGCTACCGCATCGTCAGCGAGGCGCTGATCTTCGGCGGTTCGACGCTGACCACTTCCGACGTCGTCGTCGCTGCCGGCCGTGCCGAACTCGGCGACAAGGCGAAGGTTGCGCACCTGAAGCCCGAGTTCATCGAGCGCACCCAGGCCAGGATCATGTCGATGCTCGAGGACTGCGTCGAGCGCTCACGCCTGTCGCCCGAACCGCTGCCGGTGATCGTGGTGGGCGGCGGCTCGATCCTGGTCGACGGCCCGATCGGTGGGCTCGAGGTGATCAAGCCGAACCATTTTGCCGTGGCCAACGCCGTCGGCGCTGCCATCGCGCAGGTCTCGGGCGAGGTCGACCGCGTTTACGCCCTGGCCGAGATCGGCCGCGACCAGGCATTGGCCGACGCCAAGGATCGCGCCACTGAAGCGGCGGTCTCCGCCGGCGCGCTGCGCTCGTCGATCGAAATCGTCGATGTCGAGGACGTGCCGCTGGCTTATCTGCCCGGCAACGCCACCCGCGTCCGCGTCAAGGCGGTCGGTGAACTGCATGTCGGATAA
- a CDS encoding ATP-binding cassette domain-containing protein has translation MNTLLEIAGLTKLFPVRSGFGRKTGDVRAVDDVSFSIEKGKVYGLAGESGSGKSTIARMIMGLAKPTSGDIRLDGHSIIGETGTRAYGRKVQMVFQNPGSSLNPRRTVGQSIAVPLAAHGTSGGEHKRRIAELLEMVQLPADFALRYPHELSGGQKQRVAIARALAVAPQLLILDEPTSALDVSVQARVMDLLVDLGRQLGLTYLFISHDLSLMRNFADTVGVLYLGKIVETGATASVFEAPQHDYTRLLLASVPVISAEEEAMRPKIPLIDGEIPTAEQLIALRAAVSQRIEK, from the coding sequence ATGAACACCCTGCTGGAGATCGCCGGGCTGACCAAGCTGTTCCCGGTCCGCAGCGGCTTCGGGCGGAAGACCGGCGACGTGCGCGCCGTCGACGACGTGTCGTTCTCGATTGAGAAGGGCAAGGTCTATGGCCTTGCCGGCGAGAGCGGCTCGGGCAAATCGACCATTGCCCGGATGATCATGGGCCTCGCCAAACCGACCAGCGGCGACATCCGGCTCGACGGCCACAGCATCATCGGCGAGACCGGCACCCGAGCCTATGGCCGCAAGGTGCAGATGGTGTTCCAGAACCCGGGCTCCTCGCTCAATCCGCGCCGCACCGTCGGCCAGTCGATCGCCGTGCCGCTGGCCGCCCATGGCACGTCGGGAGGCGAGCACAAGCGACGCATCGCCGAGTTGCTCGAGATGGTGCAACTGCCCGCCGATTTCGCGCTGCGCTACCCGCACGAACTGTCTGGCGGCCAGAAGCAGCGTGTCGCCATCGCCCGCGCGCTGGCGGTGGCGCCGCAGCTGCTGATCCTCGATGAGCCGACCTCGGCGCTCGACGTCTCGGTGCAGGCGCGGGTCATGGACCTGCTGGTCGATCTCGGCCGGCAGCTCGGGCTCACTTACCTCTTCATCTCGCACGACCTCAGCCTGATGCGGAACTTTGCCGACACGGTGGGCGTGCTCTATCTCGGCAAGATTGTCGAGACCGGCGCCACCGCATCGGTGTTCGAGGCGCCGCAGCACGACTACACCCGCCTTCTCCTCGCCTCGGTGCCGGTGATCTCGGCCGAGGAGGAGGCCATGCGGCCGAAGATTCCGCTGATCGACGGAGAAATCCCGACAGCCGAGCAACTCATCGCGCTCCGCGCAGCAGTCTCCCAAAGGATAGAAAAATGA
- a CDS encoding ABC transporter ATP-binding protein — MADALLSVRNLSVQFTTYGQTNPVLKGVSLDVPARSQIALVGESGSGKTVTMRAIMGLLRSPPAKVTGGEIFYDGRDLLTMPDRERLKLRGTAMSMVFQDPMSSLNPVFTIADQMGTILKYADRRLGRSRDRKARMARVHEVLGQVRMRDPERVARSYPIMLSGGMRQRVLIAMALLSEPKLLIADEPGTALDVTTQAQILKLLKDLVEERGLALLMITHNLGVVRETSNYVYVMNKGVVVEHRPTAELFEAPRDDYTKALIAAVPRLTGGTSFGNRGAAA; from the coding sequence ATGGCCGACGCCCTGCTGTCCGTCCGGAACCTCAGCGTGCAATTCACCACCTACGGCCAGACCAATCCGGTGCTGAAGGGCGTGTCGCTCGACGTGCCCGCCCGTTCACAGATCGCGCTGGTGGGCGAGAGCGGTTCGGGCAAAACCGTAACCATGCGGGCCATCATGGGGCTGTTGCGCAGCCCGCCGGCCAAGGTCACCGGCGGCGAGATTTTCTACGACGGCCGCGACCTCCTCACCATGCCGGACCGCGAGCGGCTGAAGCTGCGCGGCACCGCCATGTCGATGGTCTTCCAGGACCCGATGAGCTCGCTCAACCCGGTCTTCACCATCGCCGACCAGATGGGCACCATCCTCAAATATGCCGACCGTCGCCTTGGCCGCAGCCGCGACCGCAAGGCGCGGATGGCACGAGTGCACGAAGTGCTGGGCCAGGTGCGGATGCGCGACCCGGAGCGGGTGGCGCGCTCCTACCCGATCATGCTGTCGGGCGGCATGCGGCAGCGCGTCTTGATCGCCATGGCGCTGTTGAGCGAACCCAAGCTGCTGATCGCCGACGAGCCCGGCACGGCGCTCGACGTCACCACCCAGGCGCAAATCCTGAAGCTGCTGAAAGACCTGGTGGAAGAGCGTGGCCTCGCGCTGCTGATGATCACCCACAACCTGGGCGTGGTCCGCGAAACCTCGAACTACGTCTACGTGATGAACAAGGGCGTGGTGGTCGAGCACCGGCCGACCGCCGAACTCTTCGAGGCGCCGCGCGACGATTACACCAAGGCGCTGATCGCGGCCGTACCCCGGCTCACCGGCGGAACCAGCTTCGGCAACCGGGGAGCGGCGGCATGA
- a CDS encoding ABC transporter permease, producing MSSETVPTTPPRRLSNAYQNWYRFSRNPTAVIGAAIVILAILAALLAPWITPHPEHVGAVVNFRARHLPPSAEYWFGTDNVGRDIFTRVIFGLRISLLLALVVLGIAIPVGTTLGLLAGYFGGWVEVVIMRLTDIALAIPPLVMALAVAAVLSPDLINSMLAIAALWWTWHTRLIYSITRQLRTQEFVEAAETLGASKFHILFREILPNCVSALAVKTSLDAGFVILVGASLSFLGLGIQPPTPDLGTMVASGSAFLPDYWWESVLPGFAILIVALGFNLLGDGLRDLFDVQEVR from the coding sequence ATGAGCAGCGAAACCGTTCCCACCACGCCGCCCCGCCGGCTCTCCAACGCTTACCAGAACTGGTACCGCTTCTCGCGCAACCCGACGGCGGTGATCGGCGCGGCGATCGTCATTCTCGCCATCCTCGCGGCGCTGCTTGCACCCTGGATCACCCCGCATCCCGAGCATGTCGGCGCGGTGGTCAACTTCCGGGCCCGCCACCTGCCGCCCTCGGCCGAATACTGGTTCGGCACCGACAATGTCGGGCGCGATATCTTCACCCGGGTGATCTTCGGGCTCCGAATCTCGCTGCTGCTGGCGCTGGTGGTGCTCGGCATCGCCATCCCGGTGGGGACGACACTGGGGCTCCTGGCCGGCTATTTCGGTGGCTGGGTCGAGGTGGTCATCATGCGCCTGACCGATATCGCGCTCGCCATCCCGCCGCTGGTGATGGCGCTGGCGGTTGCCGCCGTGCTGTCGCCGGACCTGATCAACTCGATGCTGGCGATCGCTGCGCTGTGGTGGACGTGGCACACGCGGCTGATCTACTCGATCACCCGGCAGTTGCGCACGCAGGAATTCGTCGAGGCCGCCGAGACGCTGGGCGCCAGCAAGTTCCACATCCTGTTCCGCGAAATCCTGCCCAACTGCGTGTCGGCGCTGGCGGTCAAGACCTCGCTCGATGCCGGCTTCGTCATCCTCGTCGGCGCTTCGCTGAGTTTCCTCGGCCTCGGCATCCAGCCCCCGACTCCCGACCTCGGCACCATGGTGGCCTCGGGTTCGGCATTCCTGCCGGACTACTGGTGGGAATCGGTGCTGCCGGGCTTCGCCATCCTCATCGTGGCGCTTGGCTTCAACCTGCTCGGGGATGGCCTCCGCGATCTGTTCGACGTGCAGGAGGTGCGCTGA
- a CDS encoding ABC transporter permease, with the protein MEFLLFLLRRILWSILVLVGLSIVIFAIARVVPGDPARMALGPTATAQQVADLQEKLGLNKPIVEQYGMFIAGLSRGDLGRSLLTERPVNDDIRDTFSATLELVLATITIAFVLGVPLGVAAARWKDKWPDTLVRVLAIFSAVTPSFFAALLLQILAGYVLHILPTTGRLPHNMEFVAGVTGLLTVDSLLAGRLDVFGEALRYLLLPATALALATMGQIARITRSSMIDVSSQDYIEASRAFGVPEPIRVFKYMLRPSFVPPLTILGLEFASLIGNAFVVELVFAWPGMAAYGIRTILQKDLNAVMGVVMVSGVFFVLVNLVIDVLVGFVDPRVRIRGSR; encoded by the coding sequence TTGGAATTCCTGCTTTTCCTTCTCCGGCGCATCTTGTGGTCGATCCTGGTCCTCGTGGGCCTGTCGATCGTCATCTTCGCCATCGCCCGGGTGGTTCCGGGTGATCCGGCGCGCATGGCGCTCGGCCCCACCGCCACGGCCCAGCAGGTTGCGGACCTGCAGGAAAAGCTCGGCCTCAACAAGCCGATCGTCGAACAGTATGGCATGTTCATCGCCGGGCTCAGTCGCGGTGACCTCGGCCGCTCGCTGCTGACCGAGCGACCGGTGAACGACGACATCCGCGACACCTTCTCGGCGACCCTCGAGCTGGTGCTGGCGACGATCACCATCGCCTTCGTGCTGGGGGTGCCGCTGGGCGTCGCGGCGGCGCGCTGGAAGGACAAGTGGCCCGATACGCTGGTCCGCGTGCTGGCGATCTTTTCCGCCGTCACGCCGAGCTTCTTCGCAGCGCTGCTGCTGCAGATTCTCGCGGGCTACGTGCTGCACATCCTGCCGACCACCGGGCGATTGCCGCACAACATGGAGTTCGTCGCCGGCGTCACTGGGCTCTTGACCGTCGACTCGCTGCTGGCCGGCCGCCTCGATGTGTTCGGCGAGGCGCTGCGCTACCTGCTGCTGCCGGCCACTGCCCTGGCGCTCGCCACCATGGGGCAGATTGCCCGCATCACCCGCTCGTCGATGATCGACGTCTCCAGCCAGGATTACATCGAGGCAAGCCGCGCCTTCGGCGTGCCCGAGCCGATCCGGGTGTTCAAGTATATGCTGCGCCCCAGCTTCGTGCCGCCGCTGACTATCCTCGGGCTCGAGTTCGCCTCGCTGATCGGCAACGCCTTCGTCGTCGAACTGGTGTTCGCCTGGCCCGGCATGGCGGCCTACGGCATCCGCACGATCCTGCAGAAGGACCTCAATGCGGTGATGGGCGTGGTGATGGTCTCGGGCGTGTTCTTCGTCCTGGTCAACCTCGTCATCGACGTGCTGGTCGGCTTCGTCGACCCGCGCGTGCGCATTCGGGGGAGCCGCTGA
- a CDS encoding ABC transporter substrate-binding protein, protein MTKHRLLAATALSTLMLGAAPAMAVTVTMNTVQIFGTIDPAKISDYTDYMAAVNLYDGLVSVDSAGNIIPELAESWTVSDDAKEVTYKLRDDAKFADGSPVEASDVVYTVERLLRINQGPANLFAGVLAPGSVTAVDAKTVKFTLSKTFAPFLTTVPAIFILNEELVKANEGSDDGQTWLATNVAGAGAYSLKSWDRGSQMTITRNPDYYKGFGAGPIDEVRWIITNDEATVRSLAASGELTMSSQFQSPDTYTALEGMGRFTIAKEETSTAFYLKLNSKAAPTDDVHIRKAIALATDYATIREVISPGGVLSTPLPKAFAAFHADDIPEPVYDLEAAKAEVAQSKYAGAPIPITLGYVAGTKFEEEISLLMQSNLEQLGFVVTQQADPWNRITEIAGKVESTPNVNQIFFGPTYPSPDSMFFTQYHSEAAGTWASMEWVQNPEIDALIDEARGTGDTAKQADIYKTLQHKLVDLQSDVFLNTQTVQHAMDKCLTGFKAVPMMSFDYDFTRYSWTC, encoded by the coding sequence ATGACCAAGCACAGGCTTCTTGCAGCAACTGCACTTTCGACCCTCATGCTGGGCGCAGCGCCCGCCATGGCGGTCACCGTGACGATGAACACCGTACAGATCTTCGGCACCATCGATCCGGCCAAGATCTCGGACTACACCGACTATATGGCGGCGGTGAACCTCTATGACGGGCTCGTCAGCGTCGACTCCGCCGGCAACATCATCCCGGAGCTGGCCGAGAGCTGGACGGTGTCGGACGACGCCAAGGAAGTCACCTACAAGCTGCGCGACGATGCCAAGTTCGCCGACGGCTCGCCGGTCGAAGCCAGCGACGTGGTCTATACCGTCGAGCGCCTGCTGCGCATCAACCAGGGCCCGGCCAACCTCTTCGCCGGCGTGCTGGCGCCCGGCTCGGTCACCGCCGTCGACGCCAAGACGGTGAAGTTCACCCTCTCCAAGACTTTTGCGCCGTTCCTCACCACGGTGCCCGCCATCTTCATCCTCAACGAGGAGTTGGTGAAGGCCAATGAGGGCTCGGATGACGGTCAGACCTGGCTCGCGACCAATGTCGCGGGCGCCGGCGCCTACAGCCTCAAGAGCTGGGATCGCGGCAGCCAGATGACGATCACCCGCAACCCCGATTATTACAAGGGGTTCGGTGCCGGCCCGATCGACGAAGTGCGCTGGATCATCACCAATGATGAGGCCACCGTGCGCTCGCTCGCCGCTTCGGGCGAGCTGACCATGTCGAGCCAGTTCCAGTCGCCCGACACCTATACCGCGCTCGAGGGCATGGGCCGCTTCACCATCGCCAAGGAGGAGACGTCGACCGCCTTCTACCTCAAGCTCAACAGCAAGGCCGCGCCGACGGACGACGTGCATATCCGCAAGGCCATCGCGCTCGCCACAGACTATGCCACTATCCGCGAGGTGATCTCGCCCGGCGGCGTGCTGTCGACGCCGCTGCCCAAGGCGTTCGCCGCCTTCCACGCCGACGATATCCCAGAGCCGGTCTACGACCTCGAGGCGGCCAAGGCAGAAGTGGCGCAGTCGAAATATGCCGGCGCGCCGATCCCGATCACGCTCGGCTATGTGGCCGGTACCAAGTTCGAGGAAGAAATCAGCCTGTTGATGCAGTCGAACCTCGAGCAGCTCGGGTTCGTGGTGACACAGCAGGCCGACCCGTGGAACCGCATCACCGAGATCGCCGGCAAGGTCGAGAGCACGCCGAACGTCAACCAGATCTTCTTCGGCCCGACCTATCCGTCGCCGGATTCGATGTTCTTCACGCAGTACCACTCGGAGGCGGCCGGCACCTGGGCTTCGATGGAGTGGGTGCAGAACCCGGAGATCGACGCGCTGATCGACGAAGCGCGCGGCACCGGCGACACCGCCAAGCAGGCCGATATCTACAAGACCCTGCAGCACAAGCTGGTCGACCTGCAGTCCGACGTGTTCCTCAACACCCAGACTGTGCAGCACGCCATGGACAAGTGCCTCACCGGCTTCAAGGCGGTGCCGATGATGTCGTTCGACTACGACTTCACCCGCTACAGCTGGACCTGCTGA